A section of the Methanocaldococcus sp. FS406-22 genome encodes:
- a CDS encoding Rrf2 family transcriptional regulator, which translates to MKVEGITKKIMEHLKEPITIRELAKKLNIHPKNLDVKIRVLRDLGLVETKKGRNGGVRLTKEGLYLLEKGEITLGALKLQIVAKDRIGLLADITSRISKIGGNITSTVLEREGDKVIIYLVVENVDRDEIKNTLKEVVEKISIIW; encoded by the coding sequence ATGAAAGTTGAGGGCATAACTAAAAAGATTATGGAACATTTAAAAGAGCCAATAACAATTAGAGAGCTTGCCAAAAAACTCAACATTCACCCAAAAAACTTGGATGTGAAAATTAGAGTTTTGAGGGATTTGGGATTAGTAGAAACTAAAAAAGGTAGGAATGGAGGGGTTAGATTAACAAAAGAGGGGTTGTATTTATTAGAAAAGGGAGAAATCACCTTAGGAGCTTTAAAATTACAGATTGTGGCTAAGGATAGGATTGGGTTATTGGCTGATATAACTTCAAGAATATCAAAAATTGGAGGGAATATAACATCAACAGTCCTTGAAAGGGAGGGAGATAAGGTAATTATTTACTTGGTTGTAGAAAATGTAGATAGGGATGAAATAAAAAATACTTTAAAGGAAGTGGTTGAAAAAATTTCTATTATTTGGTGA
- a CDS encoding aminodeoxychorismate/anthranilate synthase component II yields MGTKKVLVIDNIDSFVWNLVQYVGTLGYKVKLVDNKITLEEIKKIDPDRIIISPGPKTPKEAGNCIKIIQEVEIPILGVCLGHQCIVEAFGGEVGRADRVMHGKASLIEHDGEGIFKDIPNPFYGGRYHSLIAKEVPKELKITAKSLDDNYVMGVRHKKLPIEGVQFHPESILTESNKLKFPDLGLKLIKNFVENEY; encoded by the coding sequence ATGGGAACTAAAAAAGTTTTAGTTATTGATAATATTGACTCATTCGTTTGGAATTTAGTTCAATATGTAGGGACTTTGGGCTATAAAGTTAAGTTAGTAGATAACAAAATTACATTAGAGGAGATAAAGAAAATAGACCCAGATAGAATAATTATAAGCCCAGGGCCGAAAACTCCAAAAGAGGCTGGTAACTGCATAAAGATTATTCAAGAGGTAGAAATTCCAATATTAGGGGTTTGCTTAGGGCATCAGTGTATCGTTGAGGCATTTGGTGGAGAGGTTGGGAGAGCAGATAGAGTTATGCATGGAAAGGCAAGTTTAATAGAGCATGATGGTGAGGGAATTTTTAAAGACATTCCTAACCCATTCTATGGAGGGAGGTATCATTCCCTAATAGCTAAGGAAGTTCCAAAAGAGTTAAAAATAACTGCTAAGAGCTTAGACGATAACTATGTTATGGGAGTTAGACATAAAAAGTTGCCAATTGAAGGAGTTCAATTCCATCCAGAAAGTATATTAACCGAATCAAATAAATTGAAGTTCCCAGATTTAGGGTTAAAGCTTATTAAGAATTTTGTTGAGAATGAATATTGA
- a CDS encoding 50S ribosomal protein L41e has translation MKRSSRRWKKKGRMRWKWYKKRLRRLKRERKRARS, from the coding sequence ATAAAGAGGAGTTCAAGAAGATGGAAAAAGAAAGGAAGAATGAGATGGAAATGGTACAAGAAAAGATTGAGAAGATTGAAAAGAGAGAGAAAGAGAGCTAGGTCATAA
- the dapA gene encoding 4-hydroxy-tetrahydrodipicolinate synthase produces the protein MFKGVYPAIITPFKNKEVDFDGLEENINFLIENGVSGVVAVGTTGESPTLSHEEHKKVIEKVVEIVDGRVQVIAGAGSNCTDEAIELSVFAEDVGADAILSITPYYNKPTQEGLRRHFGKIAESVNLPIVLYNVPSRTSVNLEPKTVKLLAEEYSNISAVKEANPNLSQVSELIHDAKITVLSGNDELTLPIIALGGKGVISVVANIVPKEFVEMVDYALNGDFEKARELHYRLFPLMKAMFIETNPIPVKTALNMMGRPAGELRLPLCEMSEEHKKILENVLRELGLI, from the coding sequence ATGTTTAAGGGGGTTTATCCCGCCATAATTACTCCTTTTAAAAATAAAGAAGTCGATTTTGATGGATTGGAAGAGAACATAAACTTTTTAATTGAAAATGGAGTTAGTGGAGTTGTAGCTGTTGGAACTACTGGAGAAAGTCCCACTCTATCCCATGAAGAGCATAAAAAAGTTATTGAAAAGGTTGTAGAGATTGTTGATGGAAGAGTTCAAGTTATTGCAGGAGCAGGTTCAAACTGCACAGATGAGGCAATAGAGCTTTCTGTTTTTGCTGAAGATGTAGGGGCAGATGCCATTTTGTCAATAACTCCCTATTACAACAAACCTACACAAGAAGGTTTAAGAAGGCATTTTGGAAAGATTGCCGAATCAGTAAATCTTCCAATTGTCTTATACAATGTTCCTTCAAGAACTTCTGTTAATTTAGAACCAAAGACAGTAAAGCTTTTAGCTGAAGAATACAGCAACATTTCAGCAGTTAAAGAGGCAAATCCTAATTTATCCCAAGTTTCTGAGCTAATACATGATGCTAAGATAACAGTTCTTTCAGGAAATGATGAGCTAACCCTCCCAATAATCGCCTTAGGAGGAAAAGGAGTTATCAGTGTTGTTGCCAATATAGTTCCAAAAGAGTTCGTTGAAATGGTTGATTATGCTTTAAATGGAGATTTTGAAAAAGCAAGAGAACTCCACTATAGATTATTCCCATTAATGAAGGCAATGTTTATTGAAACCAATCCAATCCCTGTTAAAACTGCCCTAAATATGATGGGAAGACCTGCTGGGGAGTTAAGATTGCCATTATGTGAGATGAGTGAAGAGCATAAAAAGATTTTGGAAAATGTTTTAAGAGAACTTGGTTTAATCTAA
- a CDS encoding DNA polymerase sliding clamp — translation MFRGVMESAKEFKKVVDTISTLLDEICFEVDEEGIKASAMDPSHVALVSLEIPRLAFEEYEADSHDIGIDLEAFKKVMNRAKSKDKLILELDEEKNKLNIIFENTGKRKFSLALLDLSASSVKVPEIEYPNIIMIKGDAFKEALKDADLFSDYVILKADEEKFVIHAKGDLNENEAIFEKDSSAIISLEVKEEAKSAFNLDYLMDMVKGVSSGDIIKIYLGNDMPLKLEYSIAGVNLTFLLAPRIEG, via the coding sequence ATGTTCAGAGGGGTTATGGAGAGTGCAAAAGAGTTTAAAAAAGTTGTTGACACAATCTCAACACTTTTAGATGAGATTTGCTTTGAAGTTGATGAGGAAGGAATAAAAGCAAGTGCAATGGACCCAAGTCATGTTGCTTTGGTGAGCTTAGAAATTCCAAGATTGGCTTTTGAAGAATACGAAGCAGATTCTCATGATATTGGAATTGATTTAGAAGCATTTAAGAAGGTAATGAACAGGGCTAAATCAAAGGATAAATTAATATTAGAGTTGGATGAAGAGAAAAACAAGCTAAACATTATCTTCGAAAACACTGGAAAGAGGAAGTTCAGCTTAGCTTTATTAGATTTATCTGCTTCATCAGTTAAAGTTCCTGAAATAGAATATCCAAATATTATCATGATAAAGGGAGATGCTTTCAAAGAAGCATTGAAGGATGCTGATTTATTCAGTGATTATGTAATTTTAAAAGCTGATGAGGAGAAATTTGTTATTCATGCTAAGGGGGATTTAAACGAGAACGAGGCAATATTTGAAAAAGACAGCTCTGCAATTATTAGCTTAGAGGTTAAAGAAGAAGCAAAAAGTGCTTTTAATCTTGACTACCTTATGGACATGGTTAAGGGCGTTAGTTCAGGGGATATAATTAAAATCTATCTTGGAAATGACATGCCTTTAAAATTAGAATATTCAATTGCGGGAGTTAATTTAACCTTTTTATTAGCTCCAAGGATTGAGGGATAA
- a CDS encoding 30S ribosomal protein S17e codes for MGRIRQALIKRTAMELIKKYRDLFTTDFETNKRVLEEVAQISTKRLRNRIAGYITHKMRQLQ; via the coding sequence ATGGGAAGAATTAGGCAAGCATTAATTAAAAGAACAGCTATGGAATTAATTAAAAAATACAGAGACTTATTTACAACTGACTTTGAAACAAACAAAAGAGTTTTAGAAGAAGTTGCTCAAATATCAACAAAAAGATTAAGAAATAGGATTGCAGGTTATATCACCCACAAAATGAGACAGCTCCAATAA
- the gatC gene encoding Asp-tRNA(Asn) amidotransferase subunit GatC, whose protein sequence is MDEKTIEKIKKEAEEIINKFSEVLEKFNLEMEESYYIIDSRNVLREDEAVESNPEFREKFLKIAPKVNKEGYVVVEKGSWLK, encoded by the coding sequence ATGGATGAAAAAACCATTGAAAAAATAAAAAAAGAGGCTGAAGAGATTATCAATAAATTCAGCGAGGTTTTAGAGAAGTTCAACTTAGAGATGGAAGAGAGTTACTATATTATAGACAGCAGAAATGTTCTTAGGGAAGATGAAGCAGTTGAAAGTAATCCAGAATTTAGGGAGAAGTTTCTAAAAATTGCTCCTAAGGTAAATAAAGAGGGCTATGTTGTTGTAGAAAAGGGTAGCTGGTTAAAATAA
- the cyaB gene encoding class IV adenylate cyclase, protein MIEVEIKVKIDDKDKVVEQLKNLGFKFIKKKFQEDIYFNGIDRDFRETDEALRIRDEDGNFFVTYKGPKIDKISKTREEIEVRIEDKEKMRQIFKRLGFKEVKPIRKIREIYKKGDIEASIDDVEGLGLFLELEKSISDITEKDKVLEELMEILKTLNISKDNIIRKSYLELRGL, encoded by the coding sequence ATGATAGAGGTTGAAATTAAAGTGAAAATTGATGATAAAGATAAAGTTGTAGAGCAATTAAAAAATCTTGGCTTTAAATTTATCAAAAAGAAATTTCAAGAGGATATTTATTTCAATGGAATTGATAGGGATTTTAGGGAAACCGATGAAGCTTTGAGGATTAGAGATGAAGATGGAAATTTCTTTGTTACATATAAAGGTCCAAAAATAGATAAAATATCAAAAACACGTGAAGAAATTGAAGTAAGAATTGAGGATAAAGAAAAGATGAGGCAGATATTTAAAAGACTTGGATTTAAAGAAGTTAAGCCCATTAGAAAGATTAGGGAGATTTACAAAAAGGGAGATATTGAGGCAAGTATTGATGATGTCGAGGGTCTCGGTTTGTTTTTAGAATTAGAAAAGTCAATCTCAGATATTACTGAAAAAGATAAGGTTTTGGAAGAACTTATGGAGATACTGAAAACTTTAAATATTAGTAAAGACAATATAATTAGAAAATCATACTTGGAGCTAAGGGGGTTGTAA
- a CDS encoding chorismate mutase: MREKLTEIRKKIDEIDNKILKLIAERNSLAKDVAEVKNQLGIPIDDPEREKYIYDRIRKLCKEHNVDENIGIKIFQILIEHNKALQKQYLEETQNKNK; encoded by the coding sequence ATGAGAGAGAAACTTACTGAAATTAGGAAGAAGATTGATGAGATTGACAATAAGATATTAAAGCTAATTGCCGAAAGAAATAGTTTAGCTAAGGATGTGGCTGAGGTAAAAAATCAGCTTGGTATTCCTATTGACGACCCAGAGAGAGAAAAATATATATACGATAGAATAAGAAAACTTTGTAAAGAACATAACGTTGATGAAAATATTGGTATTAAAATATTTCAGATACTTATAGAACACAATAAAGCTCTCCAAAAACAGTATCTTGAGGAAACACAAAATAAAAACAAATAA